A stretch of the Capsicum annuum cultivar UCD-10X-F1 chromosome 10, UCD10Xv1.1, whole genome shotgun sequence genome encodes the following:
- the LOC107854583 gene encoding uncharacterized protein LOC107854583, which translates to MTRPIIIQSPPSSLSLDKRQPLLSSQDSSPSSHGGGSSGRVVRKARLAEVAGGTTAECAAVACCCPCGIANLLVLAVYKVPAGLCKKAIRKNRQNRLMKKGLLPKNGHCSCDEMELRAYQISNPIAVVGDGGNLASDKDAAELEKEMWDKFYGAGFWRSPSQRSEI; encoded by the exons ATGACGAGACCAATTATCATACAATCGCCACCATCATCATTGTCACTTGACAAACGTCAACCACTTTTGTCTAGTCAGGATTCATCTCCATCGTCCCACGGTGGCGGTAGCAGCGGAAGAGTTGTTCGGAAAGCGAGGTTAGCGGAGGTTGCTGGTGGTACAACGGCGGAATGTGCAGCTGTGGCTTGTTGTTGTCCTTGTGGAATAGCTAACTTGCTTGTTTTAGCTGTTTATAAG GTACCTGCAGGACTTTGCAAGAAAGCAATAAGGAAAAACCGCCAGAATAGGTTGATGAAAAAGGGATTATTACCTAAGAATGGACATTGTAGCTGTGATGAAATGGAGCTACGTGCTTATCAGATATCGAACCCGATAGCGGTGGTTGGCGATGGCGGAAACCTAGCTTCCGATAAGGATGCGGCGGAGCTGGAGAAAGAAATGTGGGACAAGTTTTATGGTGCTGGGTTTTGGAGAAGCCCCTCTCAACGAAGTGAAATATAA